The following are encoded together in the Deinococcus soli (ex Cha et al. 2016) genome:
- a CDS encoding V-type ATP synthase subunit D: MAEQISPTRSALLASKASLKTASGGADLLKRKRDALIGEFFALVKDALAAREQLSGVSKGAYTSLFSAKAWDSPEAVESLSLAGSGDYQIDMQIDNLYGVKVPRISVPERAAQANFSPINVGARTIQAATDFGGVLEAIVKVAATETKLRRIGEEIKKTSRRVNALEQVVIPGIQDDIRFIRSVLDQREREAGFTQKKIKAKIEAKAEAARDAQNAQSHGSAAD; the protein is encoded by the coding sequence ATGGCAGAACAGATCAGCCCCACCCGCAGCGCCCTGCTGGCCAGCAAGGCCAGCCTGAAGACCGCCTCCGGCGGCGCGGACCTCCTCAAGCGCAAGCGTGACGCCCTCATCGGCGAATTCTTCGCGCTCGTCAAGGACGCGCTGGCCGCCCGCGAGCAGCTCAGCGGCGTCAGCAAGGGCGCGTACACCAGCCTCTTCAGCGCGAAAGCCTGGGACAGCCCCGAAGCCGTCGAGAGCCTCTCGCTGGCCGGCAGCGGCGACTACCAGATCGACATGCAGATCGACAACCTGTACGGCGTGAAGGTGCCGCGCATCAGCGTGCCCGAACGCGCCGCGCAGGCGAACTTCAGCCCGATCAACGTCGGCGCCCGCACCATCCAGGCCGCCACCGACTTCGGCGGTGTCCTCGAGGCGATCGTCAAGGTCGCCGCGACCGAGACGAAACTGCGCCGCATCGGCGAGGAAATCAAGAAGACCAGCCGCCGCGTGAACGCGCTCGAGCAGGTCGTGATTCCCGGCATTCAGGACGACATCCGCTTCATCCGCAGCGTGCTCGACCAGCGCGAACGCGAGGCTGGATTCACCCAGAAGAAGATCAAGGCGAAGATCGAGGCGAAAGCCGAGGCCGCCCGCGACGCGCAGAACGCGCAGAGCCA